A genomic window from Candidatus Deferrimicrobium borealis includes:
- a CDS encoding putative toxin-antitoxin system toxin component, PIN family, translating to MVSAFAFGGTPREAVRKAVAKDMIFVSPDLLKEYREVPAVLAKRGKIDNRQFMALIAGIAAVVANAGLVYPKKRLEICRDPKDDMLLECCLTAKADLLVTGDQDLLSISDLPFAVGVVTPADYLATKNRKR from the coding sequence CTGGTTTCCGCCTTCGCTTTCGGGGGGACACCGAGGGAAGCAGTTCGGAAGGCTGTCGCCAAAGACATGATCTTCGTATCTCCAGACCTTCTAAAGGAATACCGGGAGGTTCCCGCCGTCCTCGCGAAAAGGGGGAAGATCGACAATCGGCAGTTCATGGCTCTCATCGCAGGAATCGCGGCGGTCGTGGCGAATGCCGGTCTGGTTTATCCGAAAAAGCGCTTGGAGATTTGCCGTGACCCGAAAGACGACATGCTCCTGGAGTGCTGCCTGACGGCCAAGGCGGACCTTCTCGTTACCGGGGACCAGGACCTTCTTTCCATAAGCGATTTGCCTTTTGCAGTCGGAGTCGTCACGCCTGCGGACTACCTCGCCACGAAGAACAGAAAACGTTAA